One stretch of Vicia villosa cultivar HV-30 ecotype Madison, WI unplaced genomic scaffold, Vvil1.0 ctg.003770F_1_1, whole genome shotgun sequence DNA includes these proteins:
- the LOC131641468 gene encoding L-type lectin-domain containing receptor kinase IV.1-like, with product MSLKLVLVLYFLVTVVASKDVSFIYNNGFQSSHLYLDGIAELTSNGLLRLTNDTNQEKAHAFYPNPILFKNTSNGSVSSFSTTFVFAIRHEIPVISGHGIVFVVSPTKGLPNSLPSQYLGLFNKSNNGNSSNHVFGVELDTIQSSEFNDINGNHVGIDINDLKSATSTPAGYYDNNGQLKNLTLISGYPMQVWIEYDGEKKKIDVTLAPINVVKPKQPLLSIVKDLSPILHNSMYVGFSSATGSVHTSHYILGWSFRLNGQAQNFVISELPKLPRLGKKKESKFLIFGLPLILLSLVFMSILGAIYFIKRRKKFAELLEDWEDEYGPHRFKFKDLYFATKGFREKELLGVGGFGRVYKGVMPGSKLEVAVKRVSHESRQGMREFVSEIVSIGRLCHRNLVPLLGYCRRKGELLLVYDYMPNGSLDNYLYNQPKMSLNWSQRFRIIKGVATGLFYLHEEWEQVVIHRDIKASNVLLDGELNGRLGDFGLARLYDHGVDPQTTHLVGTIGYLAPEHTRTGKATKYSDVFAFGAFLLEVVCGRRPINHVNESETIILVDYVFDCWKRGEILEAKDINLGTDYSSEEVELVLKLGMLCSHSEPMARPSMRQVVQYLEMDIPLPDLSLLSLSSSGLAFGHNEFFGDFPMSYPSSTDKTFTQTSVSVTDSLLSSGR from the coding sequence ATGTCCCTCAAGCTTGTGTTGGTGCTGTATTTTCTGGTTACAGTGGTAGCAAGTAAAGATGTCAGTTTCATCTATAACAATGGATTCCAATCATCTCATTTGTATCTTGATGGTATTGCTGAGTTAACCTCCAATGGGTTACTCAGACTCACCAATGACACCAACCAAGAAAAGGCTCATGCTTTTTATCCAAATCCTATACTTTTCAAGAATACTTCcaatggaagtgtgtcttctttcTCAACTACTTTTGTGTTTGCCATAAGACATGAAATTCCAGTTATTAGTGGTCATggaattgtttttgttgtttctcCAACAAAAGGGTTACCAAATTCACTACCAAGTCAATACCTTGGTCTATTTAACAAATCCAACAATGGAAACAGTAGCAACCATGTTTTTGGGGTGGAACTTGATACTATTCAAAGCAGTGAGTTTAATGATATCAATGGCaaccatgttggtattgatatCAATGATTTGAAATCAGCTACTTCAACTCCTGCAGGATATTATGACAATAATGGTCAGTTGAAGAATTTGACCCTTATCAGTGGCTATCCTATGCAGGTTTGGATTGAATATGATGGTGAAAAGAAGAAGATTGATGTTACTTTAGCTCCTATTAATGTTGTTAAACCAAAACAACCTTTGTTGTCAATTGTCAAAGATCTTTCTCCAATTCTTCACAATAGTATGTATGTTGGGTTTTCATCAGCTACTGGATCTGTTCATACTTCTCATTATATTCTTGGCTGGAGTTTTAGGCTTAATGGTCAAGCTCAAAACTTTGTAATTTCTGAACTTCCTAAGCTACCAAGACTTGGCAAGAAAAAAGAGtccaaatttttaatttttgggttGCCTTTGATTTTGCTCAGTTTGGTTTTCATGTCAATATTAGGGGCTATTTATTTCATCAAAAGGAGGAAGAAATTTGCTGAGTTGCTTGAAGATTGGGAAGATGAATATGGCCCACATAGATTTAAGTTCAAAGATTTATACTTTGCCACAAAGGGTTTCAGGGAAAAGGAATTATTGGGAGTTGGTGGATTTGGAAGAGTCTACAAAGGTGTGATGCCAGGTTCCAAACTTGAGGTTGCTGTGAAGAGAGTTTCACATGAATCAAGACAAGGAATGAGGGAATTTGTATCGGAAATTGTTAGTATCGGTCGCCTTTGCCACCGGAATCTTGTTCCACTTCTCGGCTATTGCAGGCGAAAAGGCGAGTTGCTTCTGGTCTATGATTACATGCCTAATGGAAGTTTAGACAACTATCTATACAACCAACCAAAAATGAGCTTGAATTGGAGTCAAAGATTTAGAATCATCAAAGGAGTTGCTACAGGTTTGTTCTATCTTCATGAAGAATGGGAGCAAGTTGTGATTCATAGAGACATAAAGGCTAGTAATGTGCTATTAGATGGTGAATTGAATGGTAGATTGGGAGACTTTGGTCTTGCAAGGTTGTATGATCATGGTGTTGATCCACAGACAACTCATTTGGTTGGAACTATAGGGTATCTTGCTCCTGAGCATACTAGAACAGGTAAGGCCACTAAATATTCTGATGTGTTTGCTTTTGGTGCATTTCTCCTTGAAGTTGTTTGTGGTAGAAGGCCTATAAATCATGTAAATGAAAGTGAAACTATAATCCTAGTTGATTATGTGTTTGATTGTTGGAAAAGAGGTGAGATTCTTGAGGCAAAGGATATAAATCTAGGCACAGATTATAGTTCAGAAGAGGTAGAGTTGGTTTTGAAACTTGGCATGTTGTGCTCACATTCAGAACCTATGGCTAGACCAAGTATGAGACAAGTTGTGCAGTATTTGGAGATGGATATACCTCTGCCTGATTTGTCTTTGCTTAGTTTATCTTCTTCTGGGTTAGCTTTTGGACACAATGAATTTTTTGGGGACTTTCCAATGTCATATCCATCTTCTACAGACAAGACATTCACACAAACTTCTGTCTCTGTTACTGATTCACTTCTCTCTAGTGGTCGATGA
- the LOC131641470 gene encoding uncharacterized protein LOC131641470 encodes MSYNIRGGGFSLKRKRVSYLIHLNKIDVCFIQEIKIECFSDSLAWEFWGRKEVDWTACNSVGASGGMVILWRKGALSVNYSFRGKGFVGINISWKGKVYNLINVYASCNRKDRCLVCLELLDLKNRRGLEDWCIVGDFNEVLNGDERIGATSNRARRGMEEFAGFVENMELVDVNCVGGRFTWYKDNGKAMSRLDHFLLSRNMMEEWDVIDQRIDKRDISDHTPIRLNVGKIDWGPKPFRFNNEWYKHKDFKEFIKVEWGKLSFKGRGTLFCMKSSNASVRV; translated from the coding sequence ATGTCTTATAACATTAGGGGAGGCGGTTTCTCTTTGAAGAGGAAAAGAGTTAGTTATTTAATCCACTTGAATAAAATTGATGTTTGCTTCATCCAAGAAATAAAGATTGAGTGTTTCAGTGACTCTTTAGCTTGGGAGTTCTGGGGTCGTAAGGAGGTGGACTGGACTGCGTGCAATTCGGTAGGGGCATCAGGCGGTATGGTGATCCTGTGGCGTAAAGGGGCACTGTCAGTGAACTATAGTTTCCGTGGAAAAGGTTTTGTGGGCATAAATATTTCGTGGAAAGGCAAAGTTTATAACCTTATTAATGTATACGCTTCGTGTAATAGGAAGGATAGGTGTCTGGTTTGCCTAGAGCTGTTAGATTTGAAGAACAGGCGTGGTTTGGAGGATTGGTGTATTGTAGGGGATTTTAATGAGGTGCTGAATGGGGATGAGCGGATCGGAGCGACCAGCAATCGTGCTCGTAGAGGGATGGAAGAGTTTGCTGGCTTTGTGGAGAACATGGAATTGGTAGACGTTAATTGTGTGGGAGGGAGATTCACTTGGTATAAAGACAATGGGAAGGCTATGAGTAGGTTAGATCATTTCTTACTTTCAAGGAATATGATGGAGGAATGGGATGTGATAGATCAAAGAATTGACAAAAGGGACATTTCCGACCATACGCCTATCCGATTGAATGTGGGGAAAATTGATTGGGGACCTAAGCCCTTTAGGTTCAATAATGAATGGTACAAGCATAAGGATTTCAAGGAGTTCATCAAGGTAGAATGGGGAAAGCTTTCTTTCAAAGGAAGGGGGACTTTGTTTTGTATGAAAAGCTCAAATGCTTCCGTGAGAGTTTAA